The Planctomycetota bacterium nucleotide sequence CGCCGGCCATCCGATAATAGCAATCGCGCCGTCGCGGCTCGAAGCCCGCCGACCGAATCAGCCGCTCCAGCCCGGCCGGCGTCGCCCGGTGCACGCACCCCGCCGCCGCCACCACGTTCTCCTCGATCATCGTCGACCCCAGGTCGTTCGCGCCGAACGCAAGGGCCGTCTGACCGATCTTCGGCCCCATCGTCACCCACGAGGCCTGCACGTTCGCAACGTTATCCAGGAAGAGCCGCGCGACCGCCACCATTCGCAGATACTCGGCCCCCGTCACCGGTTGCCAGGCGGGACCGAGCGCCCCGGACCGCTCCAGGTCGGTGTTCCGGGCCTGGAACGGCCAGGCGATGAAGGCCGTGAACCCGCCGGTCTCGTCCTGGAGGTCTCGTAAGCGCCGGAGGTGTTCGACGCGTTCCTCCGCCGTCTCGACGTGGCCGAAGACCATCGTGGCGGTCGTCGGCATGCCGAGCCCTTGCGCGGTCCGCATGCACGCGATCCACTCGTCCGCCGTGCATTTGCGCGGGCTGATGAGCCGCCTCACCCGGTCCACCAGAATCTCCGCCCCGCCGCCGGGGAGGCTGTCGAGGCCCGCCGACCGCAGCCGCTCAAGCGTCTCGCGCACCGAAAGGCCCTCGCGCGCCGCCAGCGCAACGATCTCCGGCGGGCTGAAGGAATGGATCCGCACCGCGAACCTCCGGCGAATCCCGCGCAGCAGGGCCTCGTAGAACCCGAGGCCCAGACCCCCGTGCACCCCGCCCTGCATGAGGATGTGCGTCGCGCCGAGCGCGACCGCCTCGGCGATCTTCCCGGCGATCGCGCCGTCGTCCAGCACATAGGCGTCGGGCGCCTCCGCCGGACGCCAGAACGCGCAGAACCGGCACCGGCATGCGCAGATATTGGTGAAGTTGATGTTGCGGTCGACCGCGTAGGTCCGCACGCGGCCGGGATGGAGGCGGCGGCACACGGCGTCGGCACGCCGGCCGAGGTCCATCAGGTCCGCACGCTCCAAAAAGTCGAGGGCCTCGGCTGCCGAGAGTCGTTTCCGCCGCGGCGCGACGGCCATGTCAGGTCCCCTCCGGAAAGCGGAGCCGGACCCCGGGGGGCGCCAGGCCCTCCTCCGCCGCCATCCGGTAAAACAGCAGCAGGCCTTCCCGCTCCTTCCGGCCGAACGCGTACTTGACCTGCGACTCCAGGTGCCGACGCGCCACGTCCGCCGGGATGCCTCGCTCGGCCTCGGCCCGGGCCGCAAGGTCTTCACGTGCCGCCAGACCTGCATCGCGTGCGGCGGCGAGGAGTTCCGAAAGGCGCGCCAGCCGCGCGTCGGCCCGCGCGACCCAGACGGCATAGACGAACGGGCGGTGGACGAAACGGTTCCATTCCAGCCCCAGGTCGAGGACCCACTCAGCCTCGGGGCACTCGGCTACCAGGCCGCGGTCCCCGATCAGGAGTTCCGCGTCGGGCTTGCGCGCGTGGTCCGGCCCGACCTCGTGCGGGAAGGCGAAGTGCGGCCGCCCGCCGAAGCGCCGGGCGAAAAGGATCCGCGTCATGGCGTTGGCGCTTCGGCTCGCAGGGTCCAGCAACACGCGCCGCACCTTCGCCATCGGCGCATAGCCGAACAGGCGGATCGAGCCGATCGGGCCAGCCGAGACGATGGCGGCCACGGGCAGGACGACGAACGGCTCCAGGGAGCCGGCATCGGCCTTGCGGGGGCGGACCCGTTCCTGCGCTTCGGCCGACAGGCGGAAATACTCGATCGCCGGCATCAAGGCCGCGTCCACGTCGCCCGCGAGAAGCAGCGGCGCAAGCGCGCTCGGGTCCTCGAGGCGCAGGGCCACCTCCGCCTGCTCCGCCAGGCCGTGAACGAGCGGCGCGGCGTTCAGGAACCGCACGGCGCCGATTGTCACGCGCTGGGTCATCGAAGGCTCCGAGGGCCGACGGGCCCCATTATAGGCCCCCCGCGCCACCGCCACAAGCCGCGCCGCGCGCGGTAGCCTCGAAGGGTGCGGCAACATTTTCTGGCATGACCCGTTTCCGAAGGTTGGCGCTATCTTGCCACTGTAGCGCGGGGGTTCATCCCCCGCGCTGCGCATGCGGTCCCGGCGCGCCGGGACTGCGCGGGGCGTAAAGCTTGCCCGCCTCTGGCGTGGCCCCGCGCTACAAAGACCTAACGTTTGCCAGAAAATCTTGGCACACCTCCTTCCGCCGACTCGCCGAAATCGTTTGACCCTCCCGCCGGTTCGAGTAAAATTGAAGAGTTGGAGGGTTGGCGTGCGCGCCCCTTGGCGCGCAGGCGCATCCGACGGGCGGGAACTTTTCATGGGCAAGGAATCGTCGGCACATTCGTCGGGCTATCTGCTCCTGGCCTGCCCGAAGTGCAGCGCGGGCTACAAGGTGCGCAGGGACCGCGCGGAGGAGACGGTTTCCTGCCGGCGTTGCGGCCACGCGTGGGTCCCTTCCCATGCCGCCGCCGGCGCTGCTCCCGACACATCGGGACCGGAACCGGCTCCGCCGAAGGCGGCCCCGGCCCCCCGGATCCCACCTGCCGCCGAGGCCCCACCGGCGCCGAGGCGCGAGGAACAAGAGGACAAGACCGACCCGCTCGTCGGGGCGAACCTGAACGGCTTCAAGATCCTCTCGCGGATCGGGAGCGGGGGCTTCGGCGTCGTGTATCGCGCCTTCGACACGGACCTGGAACGCTCCGTCGCCATCAAGATGCTCCCGGCGAACATCGTCAAGGCCGGGCCGAAAGTCCTCGACCGGTTCCTCCGCGAGGCCCGCAGCGCCGCGAAACTGTCGCACCCCAACATCGTCACCATCCACCAGATTTGCCGATACCGGGACACCTTCTACATCGTGATGGAGTTGGTGGACGGCGGCGCGCTGCACGAGTTCCTGGCCGTCGAGCGGCGTTTCAAGCCCGCCGAGGCCACGCGCATCATCCGCGCCGCTGCCGAAGGCCTCGGCCACGCCCATCGCCGAGGCGTCATCCACCGCGACATCAAGCCCGGCAACATCATGATGACGAACGACGGCCATGTGAAGGTGAGCGACTTCGGCCTGGCGCGCGACGTCCTGCAGGCGAGCGACATCGTCGGCGAGGGGCACAGCCTCGGCACGCCGCGCTACATGGCCCCCGAGCAGACGGTCGGCGACCAGCCGACGGCCTCCAGCGACCTGTATTCCCTCGCCGCCACCTACTTCATCCTCCTGACGGGCCGCAGCCCCTTCGAGGCCTCCAGCGACCGCGAGATGATGAAAAAGCACCTGAACGCCCCTCTGCCCGACCCGCGCCAGTACGCCCCCGACCTGCCCATCGCCGTCTACCGCTTCTTGCAGAAGGCGATGGCCAAGGACCCGGAGGAGCGGTACCAGACGGCAGAGGAGTTCATTGCGGCCCTGGACCGGCTCGAGTTTTCGGCGTTGGCGGCCGACGTCGCCCCGACGCCTGCGACCCTGAGCGCCCAGATCGGGCCCATCACGCTCGAGGACCGGGGGTCGCACCTCTCGAAGGCCCTCGGCCGCGCCGTCCGCCGCGCCCAACGCCACCATGCTACGCCTTCCCCCGCGCGATACCCCGCCGACTTGCCCTCGAAGGAGGCCCTGCGGCTGGGGGGATGGAAACTCTGGCTCCTCATCGGTGTGCTGGCGGCCGCCGTCATCGTCGTGGCCGTGGTCGTGGCCTTCCTGCTCACGCCGCACGCCGGTCCCGAGGGTGTTACGCCGGCGCCCGGGCAGGGCACGGCACCCTCGCCTCCGGGAACCGGTCTCGTCCAACCGGCGCCGCCGGCGGGAAGTCCCGTCGCGCCGGCCGTCCCGCTCGAGGTCAATGCGCGCATCCAGTTGGACGCCGTCAAGGAGTTCGAGAAACACGCCGGTAATGACCCGTTCCAGCGCCTCGCCGTCATTCAGTCCTACCAGGATGTCATCAAGTTCTATCCGGGCACGCAGGCGGCCGAGGAAGCCCGCCAGGCGATCGAACGCCTCCGCAAGAAAGAGGGAGAGGGCTCGCCGCCGGCCGCTCCCGAGACGCCCGAGAAGGCCCCCGCCGAGTAGCGGACGCGCATGCGAGTAAGCGCCGGGCGAACCATTCGGCTAGACGTACACGCGCGGGATGCGTTTCGCCAGGCCCGTCAGGATTTCGTAGGGGATGGTGCCGGCGAGGCGGGCGACCGCCGAGACGCTGAGGGGGCTTTCGGCGTCGGCCTCGATGAGCGTCGCGGCGAGGCCGACCTCGGGCCGAGGCACGTCCGTCAGGTCCACGAGCGTGGCGTCCATGCAGATGCGTCCGACGACCGGCGCGAGGCGAGCGGCCGGGCCTTCGCCGAGGCGGACCTGCCCCTTGTTCGAGAGGGCCCACGGATACCCGTCGCCGTAGCCGATGGGCAGGAGGCCGACGACGGAATCGCGCTGGGCCCGCCACGTGTGGCCGTAGGAGACGCCTTCGCCGCGGCGAACGCGCTTGAGGTGGGCGACGCGGCTCTTCAGCGCGAGCGCGGGTTTCAGGCGGACCGCCTTCGGCACCCCCTCGCACGGCAGGATGCCGTAGAGGCCGAGCCCAGGCCGGACCATGTCGCAGTGGGACTCCGGGAGGGCGAGGATCGCCGCCGTGTTCGCCGCGTGAACCATCGGGGGCTTCAGGTTCCGTTCGCCGAGCGCGCGCAGCACTTCGGCGAAACGGCGCTGTTGTTCCTCCGTGGCGGCGCGGTCGGGCATCTCGGCGCAGGCGAAGTGGGTGTACACGCCGTCGAGGCGAAGGTGTTTCAGGCCGGCGACCGTCTCCGCGACGCCGACCGCCTCCTCCGCCCGCACGCCCAGGCGGTTCATCCCCGTGTCCACCTTGAGGTGGACGGGGACGACCTTGGCCGCCCGGCGGGCTTCGCGGTCGATCTCCTCGGCCGTGGCCGCATCGGCCACCGTCGCCACCAGGTCGTGCGCCACCAGGTTGGCGATCTCGTCGGCCGGGAGCGAGCCCATCATGAGGATGGGCGCGCCGATGCCCGCGGAGCGCAGGGCGACGCCCTCCTCGACCATCACGACGCCGAGCATGTCAATCCCCGCCGACTCCAGCGCCCGGGCCACGCGCGCCATGCCGTGGCCGTACCCGTCCGCCTTGACGACGCCGAGGACCTTGACGCCGGGCGCGAGGAGCGTCCGCAGGGCGGCGAGGTTCGCGCGGATGGTGCTTAAGTTGACTTCGGCCCAGGTCGGTCGCGGCACGGTCAGTCCTTTGCTTGCCGGC carries:
- the mqnC gene encoding dehypoxanthine futalosine cyclase, with protein sequence MAVAPRRKRLSAAEALDFLERADLMDLGRRADAVCRRLHPGRVRTYAVDRNINFTNICACRCRFCAFWRPAEAPDAYVLDDGAIAGKIAEAVALGATHILMQGGVHGGLGLGFYEALLRGIRRRFAVRIHSFSPPEIVALAAREGLSVRETLERLRSAGLDSLPGGGAEILVDRVRRLISPRKCTADEWIACMRTAQGLGMPTTATMVFGHVETAEERVEHLRRLRDLQDETGGFTAFIAWPFQARNTDLERSGALGPAWQPVTGAEYLRMVAVARLFLDNVANVQASWVTMGPKIGQTALAFGANDLGSTMIEENVVAAAGCVHRATPAGLERLIRSAGFEPRRRDCYYRMAGD
- a CDS encoding menaquinone biosynthesis protein, with the protein product MTQRVTIGAVRFLNAAPLVHGLAEQAEVALRLEDPSALAPLLLAGDVDAALMPAIEYFRLSAEAQERVRPRKADAGSLEPFVVLPVAAIVSAGPIGSIRLFGYAPMAKVRRVLLDPASRSANAMTRILFARRFGGRPHFAFPHEVGPDHARKPDAELLIGDRGLVAECPEAEWVLDLGLEWNRFVHRPFVYAVWVARADARLARLSELLAAARDAGLAAREDLAARAEAERGIPADVARRHLESQVKYAFGRKEREGLLLFYRMAAEEGLAPPGVRLRFPEGT
- a CDS encoding protein kinase; this encodes MGKESSAHSSGYLLLACPKCSAGYKVRRDRAEETVSCRRCGHAWVPSHAAAGAAPDTSGPEPAPPKAAPAPRIPPAAEAPPAPRREEQEDKTDPLVGANLNGFKILSRIGSGGFGVVYRAFDTDLERSVAIKMLPANIVKAGPKVLDRFLREARSAAKLSHPNIVTIHQICRYRDTFYIVMELVDGGALHEFLAVERRFKPAEATRIIRAAAEGLGHAHRRGVIHRDIKPGNIMMTNDGHVKVSDFGLARDVLQASDIVGEGHSLGTPRYMAPEQTVGDQPTASSDLYSLAATYFILLTGRSPFEASSDREMMKKHLNAPLPDPRQYAPDLPIAVYRFLQKAMAKDPEERYQTAEEFIAALDRLEFSALAADVAPTPATLSAQIGPITLEDRGSHLSKALGRAVRRAQRHHATPSPARYPADLPSKEALRLGGWKLWLLIGVLAAAVIVVAVVVAFLLTPHAGPEGVTPAPGQGTAPSPPGTGLVQPAPPAGSPVAPAVPLEVNARIQLDAVKEFEKHAGNDPFQRLAVIQSYQDVIKFYPGTQAAEEARQAIERLRKKEGEGSPPAAPETPEKAPAE
- the alr gene encoding alanine racemase; protein product: MPRPTWAEVNLSTIRANLAALRTLLAPGVKVLGVVKADGYGHGMARVARALESAGIDMLGVVMVEEGVALRSAGIGAPILMMGSLPADEIANLVAHDLVATVADAATAEEIDREARRAAKVVPVHLKVDTGMNRLGVRAEEAVGVAETVAGLKHLRLDGVYTHFACAEMPDRAATEEQQRRFAEVLRALGERNLKPPMVHAANTAAILALPESHCDMVRPGLGLYGILPCEGVPKAVRLKPALALKSRVAHLKRVRRGEGVSYGHTWRAQRDSVVGLLPIGYGDGYPWALSNKGQVRLGEGPAARLAPVVGRICMDATLVDLTDVPRPEVGLAATLIEADAESPLSVSAVARLAGTIPYEILTGLAKRIPRVYV